A single region of the Microthrixaceae bacterium genome encodes:
- the pyrE gene encoding orotate phosphoribosyltransferase, whose protein sequence is MTTAKDRLVRHLLDHSVKHGDFTLKSGRKSPYFLDSKQTACDPDGVQLMAEVALEFIPPDATAIGGITVGADPVAYGIAAVAATKGRRLRSFTIRKEAKDHGVTGRVAGALRPGDKVVITEDTTSRGVTIADAVETVRSFGAEPVLVLALVDRGGTAEGYATAAGVPFVALTTAEDLGFALDRDTAEG, encoded by the coding sequence GTGACGACCGCCAAAGACCGTCTCGTTCGGCACCTGCTCGACCATTCGGTCAAACACGGTGATTTCACCCTCAAGTCGGGACGCAAATCGCCGTACTTCCTCGACTCCAAACAGACCGCGTGCGACCCCGATGGGGTTCAGCTCATGGCTGAGGTCGCACTCGAGTTCATCCCGCCCGACGCCACCGCCATCGGCGGCATCACGGTGGGGGCCGACCCGGTGGCCTACGGGATCGCGGCAGTAGCCGCCACGAAAGGTCGCCGTCTGCGTAGTTTCACCATCCGCAAGGAGGCAAAGGACCATGGCGTCACCGGTCGAGTTGCCGGGGCGCTGCGGCCAGGGGACAAGGTGGTCATCACCGAGGACACGACGTCTCGTGGCGTCACCATCGCTGACGCGGTGGAGACCGTACGCTCCTTTGGAGCCGAGCCAGTGTTGGTGCTGGCGCTTGTCGACCGGGGCGGTACCGCGGAGGGTTACGCCACCGCCGCAGGCGTGCCGTTCGTCGCGTTGACCACGGCGGAGGATCTCGGGTTCGCGCTGGACCGCGACACTGCCGAGGGCTGA
- a CDS encoding KUP/HAK/KT family potassium transporter, with amino-acid sequence MTDQSPSDGVADADSSVGQHGASEPEPAESATDPELAESASTSEAADSGHGVPKPIAALTIGALGVVFGDIGTSPLYSLKEAFHEHHDRTLEISDASVLGLLSLVFWSLVIVISIKYIFYVMRADNDGEGGILVLTALVRPDGTKAKANAGKLVLFGLFGAALLYGDGMITPAISVLSALEGTETVTDSMTRYVVPIAIVILVALFWIQRRGTATVGRIFGPVMVVWFLTLGVLGLIRIFDDPSVFRAIAPWYAVDFFIQNGMLGLFCLGSVVLVVTGGEALYADMGHFGRRPIKLAWFAMVLPGLMLNYFGQGAMLLSHPGYIDNPFYRMAPSWSVWPLVVLSTAATVIASQALISGAFSLTRQAVQLGYLPRVRISHTSDSEEGQIYVPAINWLLCAACVALVLGFRTSNNLAAAYGLAVTGTMVITTVLFYRVARDRFGWPKAKAMWVLGGLLIVDLGFLSANIPKIPDGGWVPLAIGAAFLTVFTTWYTGRRITARRLAAEAKPLESFIELLDERDIMRNPGLGVYMGSNPDIVPQALSSHLRHARVLPSTVVVLAIKFENRPYVTGQDRIAYTDLGHGVHRIVHHSGFSDTIDIPALLAEEAPLYTPLSFDSATFILGRETLRVTGRPGMAIWREHLFVFMLRNATPADAFFKLPPDRTVELGVQVEI; translated from the coding sequence ATGACCGATCAGTCGCCTTCAGATGGTGTCGCGGACGCCGATTCCTCGGTGGGCCAGCACGGTGCATCCGAGCCCGAGCCCGCCGAATCAGCAACCGATCCCGAACTCGCCGAGTCCGCTAGCACCTCCGAGGCCGCCGACAGCGGTCACGGGGTTCCGAAGCCCATCGCCGCGCTGACCATCGGTGCGCTCGGCGTCGTCTTCGGCGACATCGGAACCAGCCCGCTGTACTCGCTGAAGGAAGCGTTCCACGAACATCACGATCGGACGCTCGAAATCAGCGACGCGAGCGTTCTCGGGCTGTTATCGCTGGTGTTCTGGTCGCTGGTGATCGTGATCTCGATCAAGTACATCTTCTACGTGATGCGCGCCGACAACGACGGCGAGGGTGGCATCTTGGTGTTGACGGCGCTCGTGCGTCCGGATGGGACGAAGGCCAAAGCCAACGCCGGCAAGTTGGTGCTGTTCGGCCTGTTCGGTGCCGCTCTCCTGTACGGAGACGGCATGATCACCCCCGCCATCTCTGTGCTTTCCGCGCTCGAAGGTACGGAGACGGTGACGGACTCGATGACGCGGTACGTCGTGCCGATCGCGATCGTGATCCTCGTGGCGCTGTTTTGGATTCAACGACGGGGCACCGCCACGGTCGGCCGGATATTCGGGCCGGTGATGGTGGTGTGGTTCCTCACGCTCGGGGTGCTCGGGCTGATCCGCATCTTCGATGATCCGTCGGTGTTTCGAGCTATCGCACCGTGGTACGCAGTCGACTTCTTCATTCAGAACGGGATGCTCGGGCTGTTCTGCCTGGGATCGGTCGTACTGGTCGTCACCGGTGGCGAGGCCCTCTACGCCGACATGGGCCACTTCGGTCGGCGTCCGATCAAGTTGGCCTGGTTCGCCATGGTGCTCCCCGGGCTCATGTTGAACTACTTCGGACAGGGGGCGATGCTGCTCAGTCATCCTGGCTACATCGACAATCCCTTCTATCGCATGGCTCCGTCCTGGTCGGTGTGGCCGCTGGTGGTGTTGTCGACCGCCGCGACGGTGATCGCATCTCAAGCCCTCATCTCCGGGGCGTTCTCCCTCACGCGCCAAGCGGTACAACTCGGCTATCTGCCCCGCGTGCGGATCTCCCATACCTCCGACAGCGAGGAGGGCCAAATCTACGTGCCGGCGATCAACTGGTTGCTGTGTGCCGCATGTGTCGCCTTGGTGCTGGGATTTCGCACCTCGAACAATCTCGCCGCCGCGTACGGCCTCGCGGTCACCGGAACCATGGTGATCACGACGGTGTTGTTCTACCGCGTCGCCCGCGACCGGTTCGGATGGCCGAAGGCCAAGGCGATGTGGGTCCTCGGCGGGCTCCTCATCGTCGATCTGGGCTTTCTGTCGGCGAACATTCCGAAGATTCCCGACGGGGGTTGGGTTCCGCTCGCCATCGGGGCAGCCTTCCTGACCGTCTTCACGACCTGGTACACCGGGCGTCGCATCACCGCACGGCGTCTCGCCGCTGAAGCCAAACCGCTCGAGTCGTTCATCGAACTGCTCGACGAGCGCGACATCATGCGCAATCCCGGGCTCGGGGTCTATATGGGATCGAATCCCGACATCGTTCCCCAAGCCCTTTCCTCACACCTGCGACATGCGCGGGTGCTCCCGTCGACCGTGGTCGTCCTCGCCATCAAGTTCGAGAACCGGCCGTACGTCACCGGACAGGATCGGATCGCCTACACCGACCTCGGGCACGGAGTGCACCGCATCGTGCACCACAGCGGGTTCTCCGACACGATCGACATACCGGCGCTGCTCGCTGAGGAAGCACCCCTGTACACGCCGCTCTCGTTCGACTCGGCGACCTTCATCCTCGGCCGTGAGACCCTGCGCGTGACCGGGCGACCGGGGATGGCGATCTGGCGTGAACACCTCTTCGTGTTCATGCTCCGCAACGCGACCCCGGCCGACGCCTTCTTCAAGTTGCCGCCCGACCGCACCGTCGAGCTCGGAGTCCAGGTCGAAATCTGA
- a CDS encoding heme o synthase, whose product MSSTIVSSTPSTSPGIVTKLGGYVALTKPRIIELLLISTVPTMFVAQRGVPGIWLMIATVVGGTLSAGGANAINMYVDRDIDALMSRTKNRPLVTGIIAPRNALVFAVGLEVVAFFFLWITVNLLSAALAVAACLFYVFIYTLWLKRSSEHNIVIGGAAGAVPVLIGWAAVTNEITLAPIVLFAFMFFWTPPHFWALAIKYKDDYSKAAVPMLPSVANYDTVTRKILNYTFLVVVFSLLFAVTADLGVIYWTAATVLGALFIWLAVRVRRTESPAIAMKLFTYSITYVTVLFGAMAIDVLVGG is encoded by the coding sequence GTGTCTTCCACGATCGTGTCATCCACCCCGTCCACGTCGCCGGGAATCGTCACGAAGCTCGGCGGCTACGTCGCGCTCACGAAGCCGCGCATCATCGAACTCCTGCTCATCAGCACCGTACCGACGATGTTCGTCGCTCAGCGTGGGGTTCCCGGCATCTGGCTGATGATCGCGACCGTCGTCGGTGGGACGTTGTCGGCTGGCGGTGCGAACGCCATCAACATGTACGTTGACCGCGACATCGATGCGTTGATGAGCCGCACGAAGAACCGCCCCTTAGTGACCGGAATCATCGCGCCGCGCAATGCGCTCGTGTTCGCGGTGGGCCTTGAGGTGGTGGCCTTCTTCTTCCTCTGGATCACGGTCAACCTGCTGTCGGCAGCGCTGGCCGTGGCCGCCTGCCTGTTCTATGTGTTCATCTACACCCTTTGGTTGAAGCGGTCCTCGGAACACAACATCGTGATCGGCGGGGCCGCCGGCGCGGTGCCTGTCTTAATCGGCTGGGCGGCGGTCACCAACGAAATCACGTTGGCGCCGATCGTGTTGTTCGCCTTCATGTTCTTCTGGACCCCACCGCATTTCTGGGCCCTTGCGATCAAGTACAAGGACGATTACTCAAAGGCAGCGGTACCGATGTTGCCGTCGGTGGCGAACTACGACACCGTGACGCGAAAGATCCTGAATTACACATTCTTGGTCGTGGTGTTCAGCCTGCTCTTCGCGGTGACCGCCGATCTCGGCGTCATCTACTGGACTGCAGCGACGGTGCTCGGAGCGCTGTTCATCTGGCTGGCGGTACGAGTCCGACGCACCGAGTCGCCGGCGATCGCCATGAAGCTGTTCACCTACAGCATCACCTATGTCACCGTGCTGTTCGGCGCCATGGCGATCGATGTCCTGGTGGGAGGCTGA
- the coxB gene encoding cytochrome c oxidase subunit II: protein MTKPHRLSRLVSVSAITSAALFLSSCGYVRDSENHPLTTLDPKGPQAQMIDDLSTPVFAVAGVVFVLIQALMIYLIVRYRRRPDDVDGVDEPTQIHGMDRLEWAWTITPAVILAGLAILNVQTIWKMEERNDPNMITVEIIGQQWWWEYRYDFDADGSVDVITANQMVIPEDTLVDLHIRSNDVIHSFWIPALNGKRDAVPGRTNRWLLQADDPGLYEGTCTEFCGLSHAYMRMEVKALDSADWEQWKSDQLEPANIPADPTPDDDSDDDAVLTGYKTFIANCASCHQLNGVDAGGEETDGTPDADYRGEDHPLTAGNAPNLTHLMSRNRYAGNLFSLWTTDSDGNYTDQVDTSTLGDWLRDPGALKPMAADANRGMPNLQLSEDQISSLVAFLSTLK from the coding sequence ATGACGAAGCCCCACCGACTTTCGAGGTTGGTGTCGGTCAGCGCTATCACCTCCGCGGCGTTGTTCCTGTCGAGCTGCGGATACGTGCGCGACAGCGAGAATCACCCGCTCACCACGCTCGACCCCAAGGGGCCTCAGGCGCAGATGATCGACGATCTCTCGACGCCGGTCTTCGCGGTGGCGGGGGTCGTGTTTGTCCTGATCCAGGCACTCATGATCTACCTGATCGTGCGCTACCGCCGTCGCCCCGACGATGTCGACGGCGTCGACGAGCCCACTCAGATCCACGGCATGGACCGGCTCGAATGGGCGTGGACCATCACTCCCGCGGTCATCCTCGCCGGCCTCGCGATTCTCAACGTCCAGACGATCTGGAAGATGGAAGAACGCAACGATCCGAACATGATCACGGTGGAAATCATCGGTCAGCAGTGGTGGTGGGAGTACCGCTACGACTTCGATGCCGATGGGTCCGTCGACGTCATCACCGCCAACCAGATGGTGATTCCCGAGGACACGCTGGTCGATTTGCACATCCGGTCCAACGACGTGATCCACTCGTTCTGGATCCCGGCGCTCAACGGAAAGCGCGACGCCGTTCCTGGCCGCACGAACCGCTGGCTGTTGCAGGCCGACGACCCCGGCCTCTACGAGGGGACCTGCACCGAGTTCTGCGGTCTGAGCCACGCGTATATGCGCATGGAGGTCAAGGCACTCGATTCAGCGGATTGGGAGCAGTGGAAATCCGACCAGCTCGAACCCGCGAACATCCCTGCCGATCCCACGCCGGATGACGATTCCGACGATGACGCGGTGCTCACCGGCTACAAGACGTTCATCGCCAACTGTGCGTCGTGTCATCAGCTCAACGGCGTCGACGCAGGCGGCGAGGAGACCGACGGCACCCCGGATGCGGACTATCGCGGTGAGGATCATCCACTGACGGCGGGCAATGCCCCGAACCTCACCCACCTGATGAGCCGTAATCGCTATGCGGGCAACCTGTTTTCGCTGTGGACCACCGATAGCGACGGCAACTACACCGACCAGGTCGACACGTCGACCCTCGGCGACTGGTTGCGCGATCCCGGGGCGCTGAAGCCGATGGCAGCCGACGCGAACCGCGGCATGCCGAACCTGCAACTGTCCGAAGATCAGATCTCGTCGCTGGTCGCGTTCCTGTCGACGCTCAAGTAG
- a CDS encoding DUF2017 domain-containing protein, with protein MSMSDGEDLFDDVPRDGGWAPDSPWLSQLDDDRFELHLPVDAHEVLTAGLAHLADDVAAGVEIAENDRGRRRILGREELMAIVDMCADKVRYGLEHQDFTEGLLEEFAGAVSTMATVASADLEHRRLSGQDVSPRARWVDALDHLTTNCTTMLFTRFRPRRDGTFALRWHPADRKLIEDAVEELDRLLESDDPAIERLFPAPYGDDEERNAAWSILARSELVDRRRASLETVRRLMDTKRATAEELSMLMRTVNDSRLVFGTQLGITEPGGVATGTDEQRRLHRVYELLGGIVYDAVTALRSTL; from the coding sequence ATGTCGATGTCCGACGGGGAAGACCTCTTCGATGACGTCCCGCGCGACGGCGGATGGGCCCCTGATTCCCCTTGGCTCAGCCAGCTCGACGACGACCGTTTCGAGTTGCACCTCCCAGTCGACGCGCATGAAGTCCTGACAGCGGGGCTGGCCCACCTGGCCGACGATGTCGCCGCCGGTGTCGAGATCGCCGAAAACGACCGCGGGCGACGCCGGATACTGGGCCGCGAGGAGTTGATGGCCATCGTCGACATGTGTGCCGACAAGGTGCGCTACGGCCTCGAACACCAGGACTTCACCGAGGGACTGCTCGAGGAGTTCGCCGGCGCCGTTTCCACCATGGCCACTGTCGCGTCTGCAGACCTCGAACATCGCCGGCTCAGCGGGCAAGACGTTTCCCCGCGCGCTCGTTGGGTGGACGCGCTCGACCACCTCACAACAAACTGCACGACGATGCTGTTCACCCGATTCCGCCCACGGCGCGACGGGACCTTCGCGCTCCGCTGGCACCCCGCCGATCGCAAGCTCATCGAGGACGCAGTCGAGGAACTGGACCGGCTGCTGGAATCGGATGACCCGGCTATCGAACGGCTATTTCCTGCCCCATACGGGGATGACGAGGAACGCAATGCCGCGTGGAGCATTCTTGCCCGCTCGGAGTTGGTCGATCGGCGGCGAGCGTCACTCGAGACCGTTCGTCGCCTGATGGACACCAAGCGAGCGACGGCCGAGGAGCTCTCGATGTTGATGAGGACGGTGAACGACTCCCGCCTGGTCTTCGGCACCCAACTTGGGATCACCGAACCCGGCGGAGTCGCCACCGGGACCGACGAACAACGGCGGCTTCACCGGGTCTATGAGTTGCTGGGCGGAATCGTCTATGACGCCGTCACCGCACTCCGCTCGACGCTGTAG
- a CDS encoding cbb3-type cytochrome c oxidase subunit I codes for MALTETRPETAVSPVVASGGVEPRTTPTAVERVLGSGDHAVVGRILIGASLLFLAIGLVITALSNLHLAAGDFLEESVGQRFALAHPLLLLFCGVLPLVLGLAFSIVPRQLGASTLLFPRAAAMSLWGWLFGAVLFLVSVFAKGSYGGSSLEMVRMGHVAIGLIAVSLLVGMVSVMTTIMSARPAGLGIARIPFTSFAYLVTGALWLVTIPPFLAQIVLWHIRQPNVIDLTNSAYPQLTWIFLQPALYIAAIPLLGFLADSVATAAGTRQGGYGAMQALIVGFGVFSFGAWAQTEVSRDNLVWIATSVLVAVPVLGALGASLNTLRRGNKPVATAGLVAALLATLTLLLAIAAGAVQGIATAGDGELFDLARGDFATSSPGISTGQFYLVIGAVVVGGLGALFGWGSRIVDGGLPKGAGLGLVPLAALGALVMGLGAAIIGLTNAGDIGALATVSGIGALILGVTTLAALAALGAAATGRAGDNDDLVGGTLEWFDGAELPAIESEYPVLDLNEKGAN; via the coding sequence ATGGCACTGACCGAGACCCGACCCGAAACCGCTGTGTCCCCAGTCGTCGCCTCCGGCGGCGTGGAGCCGCGAACCACCCCGACCGCCGTGGAACGCGTGCTGGGATCGGGTGATCACGCTGTGGTCGGACGCATCCTGATCGGTGCGTCATTGCTGTTCCTTGCGATCGGCCTCGTCATCACAGCACTGTCCAACCTTCACCTCGCAGCGGGTGACTTCCTTGAAGAGAGCGTCGGGCAGCGGTTCGCTTTGGCCCACCCGCTGTTGCTGCTCTTCTGTGGAGTGCTGCCGCTTGTGCTCGGCCTCGCCTTTTCGATCGTGCCTCGGCAGTTGGGGGCGTCGACGCTGCTGTTTCCTCGTGCCGCTGCGATGTCTCTGTGGGGCTGGCTGTTCGGTGCGGTGCTCTTCTTGGTCTCGGTGTTTGCAAAGGGCTCCTATGGCGGAAGCAGCCTCGAGATGGTCCGTATGGGCCACGTTGCGATTGGGCTGATCGCCGTCTCATTGTTGGTCGGCATGGTGTCGGTCATGACCACGATCATGAGTGCCCGACCGGCCGGACTCGGAATCGCGCGAATCCCGTTCACCTCTTTCGCCTACCTGGTCACGGGGGCGCTCTGGCTCGTCACGATCCCACCCTTCCTCGCCCAGATCGTCCTGTGGCACATTCGCCAGCCGAACGTCATCGACCTCACGAACTCCGCGTACCCGCAACTCACCTGGATCTTCTTGCAGCCGGCGCTCTACATCGCCGCGATTCCGTTGCTCGGTTTCCTGGCCGACTCGGTCGCTACTGCGGCCGGAACACGTCAGGGCGGATACGGCGCCATGCAGGCGCTGATCGTCGGCTTCGGCGTGTTCTCCTTCGGAGCGTGGGCACAGACGGAGGTGTCCCGCGACAATTTGGTCTGGATCGCCACGTCGGTCCTCGTCGCCGTTCCGGTGCTCGGCGCGCTCGGTGCATCCCTCAATACGTTGCGGCGTGGCAACAAGCCGGTCGCCACCGCCGGGTTGGTTGCAGCGTTGCTCGCGACGTTGACGCTGTTGTTGGCCATCGCCGCCGGGGCGGTGCAAGGAATTGCGACCGCCGGGGACGGCGAATTGTTCGATCTCGCACGGGGAGACTTTGCGACCTCGTCGCCGGGAATCTCGACCGGTCAGTTCTATCTGGTGATCGGGGCGGTCGTCGTCGGTGGCCTCGGAGCGTTGTTCGGATGGGGTAGTCGGATCGTCGACGGTGGCCTGCCGAAGGGCGCTGGTTTGGGGTTGGTTCCGCTGGCCGCTCTCGGAGCATTGGTGATGGGCCTCGGCGCCGCGATCATCGGGCTGACCAACGCCGGCGATATCGGTGCCTTGGCGACGGTTTCTGGGATCGGTGCGTTGATTCTCGGGGTCACCACCTTGGCCGCCTTGGCTGCACTCGGTGCAGCTGCGACCGGGCGGGCAGGCGACAACGACGACCTCGTCGGCGGCACGCTTGAGTGGTTCGACGGCGCTGAGTTGCCGGCGATCGAAAGTGAGTATCCGGTGCTCGATCTGAACGAAAAGGGAGCGAACTGA
- the clpS gene encoding ATP-dependent Clp protease adapter ClpS has translation MTDDSPLEPSGPVGVLERDEASEVDSPWVVLVWDDPINLMEYVTFVFQKVFGYSKTKATRLMMQVHNEGKAVVSSGDRASAEVDVLRLHEHGLWATMQQDT, from the coding sequence ATGACCGACGACTCCCCGTTGGAGCCGAGCGGACCCGTCGGCGTTCTTGAACGCGACGAGGCGAGCGAGGTCGATTCCCCCTGGGTCGTGCTGGTCTGGGACGACCCGATCAACCTCATGGAATACGTGACCTTCGTTTTCCAGAAGGTCTTCGGTTACTCCAAGACCAAAGCCACCCGGTTGATGATGCAGGTCCACAACGAGGGAAAGGCGGTGGTCAGTTCGGGAGATCGTGCCAGCGCCGAGGTCGACGTGCTGCGGCTCCACGAGCACGGCCTGTGGGCGACCATGCAACAGGACACCTGA
- a CDS encoding cytochrome c oxidase subunit 3: MSIIPAEIPAAVLPRRRQLLFGTVFVSIAVAMYQLALVGLYLQERSARSNVWFAEHTIPLTQPNMQLSALGLSVVFVQWAVWAIARNQRGQAYFALGCTLLMGFAFLNQTTFLWTEIGLPMTNVEGPLFYAVTASHFAIIVAAMVFLLVTAFRTLAGSNSAEHPEGVSAAALFWHVSVALYTVVWLAVYIMK, encoded by the coding sequence ATGTCGATCATCCCGGCAGAAATTCCGGCAGCGGTGTTGCCGCGCCGGAGACAACTGCTCTTCGGCACGGTCTTCGTTTCGATTGCCGTCGCGATGTATCAGCTCGCGCTTGTGGGGCTCTACCTCCAGGAGCGCTCCGCTCGGTCGAATGTGTGGTTCGCCGAGCACACGATCCCGCTGACGCAGCCGAACATGCAGCTCAGCGCCCTCGGGCTGAGCGTGGTCTTTGTGCAGTGGGCCGTGTGGGCGATCGCACGCAACCAACGTGGGCAGGCCTACTTTGCGCTCGGCTGCACGTTGCTCATGGGGTTCGCGTTTCTGAACCAGACCACCTTCCTGTGGACTGAGATCGGGCTGCCGATGACCAACGTCGAAGGTCCGCTGTTCTATGCGGTGACCGCGAGCCACTTCGCGATCATCGTGGCCGCCATGGTGTTTTTGCTGGTGACGGCCTTTCGGACCCTCGCCGGTTCCAATTCCGCGGAACATCCTGAAGGCGTGTCGGCGGCGGCACTCTTCTGGCATGTTTCGGTCGCTCTCTACACGGTGGTCTGGCTCGCCGTGTACATCATGAAGTAG
- a CDS encoding COX15/CtaA family protein — MAAERFRPTPRGYERIVQISVAALSSIIVTGAAVRLTGSGLGCSDWPTCEDGELVASLSFHPMIEFVNRLITGLVSIAVVLAVLGSLRRRPRRSDLTRWSWVLVIGVVAQILIGAAVTLSELRYSVVAVHFLVSMMLVWAAMVLWKRSTDPDHETEPGKAVAAIRRTWSFESKLLVTLGALVLFGGAMVTSAGAHTGAKVGHDGTEILIERLPIELRPVVQLHSATVWLLCLMTVWMVLRSARRGVPSREAKDLLIAVVAQGALGYWQYFAGVPALLVGFHVAGATLVWILALRLAFAEAAVTPRAHPEADGRKPYPSTPALAGSKAEAS; from the coding sequence GTGGCCGCAGAACGATTCCGTCCGACGCCGCGGGGCTACGAACGCATCGTGCAGATCTCCGTCGCGGCGCTTTCCAGCATCATCGTCACCGGCGCGGCGGTGCGCCTGACGGGGTCCGGGCTCGGATGTAGCGATTGGCCGACCTGTGAGGACGGTGAGCTCGTCGCGTCCCTGTCGTTTCACCCGATGATCGAGTTCGTCAACCGCCTGATCACCGGCCTCGTATCGATCGCGGTGGTGCTCGCGGTGCTCGGCTCGCTGCGTCGACGGCCGCGACGCTCCGATCTCACCCGCTGGTCGTGGGTCCTCGTCATCGGGGTGGTCGCACAGATTCTGATCGGCGCGGCGGTCACGCTGTCGGAGCTGCGCTACTCGGTCGTCGCGGTGCATTTCCTCGTCTCCATGATGCTGGTGTGGGCCGCGATGGTGCTCTGGAAACGCTCGACCGATCCCGATCATGAGACCGAACCCGGCAAGGCCGTCGCCGCAATCCGGCGAACGTGGTCCTTCGAGTCGAAGCTGCTCGTGACCTTGGGGGCGTTGGTCCTGTTCGGCGGGGCGATGGTGACGAGCGCGGGGGCACACACCGGAGCGAAGGTCGGCCACGACGGGACCGAGATCCTGATCGAACGCCTCCCCATCGAGTTGCGTCCCGTCGTCCAACTGCACTCAGCGACCGTGTGGCTGTTGTGTCTGATGACCGTCTGGATGGTCCTACGGTCGGCGAGACGAGGAGTGCCTTCTCGCGAGGCCAAGGACTTGCTCATCGCGGTTGTCGCCCAAGGCGCTCTCGGCTACTGGCAGTACTTCGCCGGAGTGCCCGCCCTCCTCGTCGGGTTCCACGTGGCGGGCGCGACACTGGTCTGGATCCTTGCGCTGCGTCTCGCCTTTGCCGAGGCGGCGGTCACGCCTCGTGCGCACCCTGAGGCCGACGGCCGCAAGCCGTACCCGTCCACCCCGGCACTGGCCGGCTCGAAGGCGGAGGCCTCATGA
- a CDS encoding NAD-dependent malic enzyme, whose product MDHSTTAAYSVRVQVRMSNEPGMLGRLTLAIGEAGANILGMGGFEVKSETVVDDIIINCSSVAHQEAVRSVIEGLEGIEVLDWQDRTFAMHEGGKITSIAKSPLVDADDLSMAYTPGVARVCMEIAKNEARSHDLTIRKNTVAIVSDGTAVLGLGDIGPYGAMPVMEGKALLFKHFADVDAFPICIKASTADEIVDLVMRLEPTFGGINLEDIKAPEAFEVEERLVEALDIPVFHDDQHGTAIVTLAALQNALKIVDKRIDEVNVVVAGVGAAGVAVTKILMNAGVRHVIGVDRSGCVFSGREGLNSSKQWFAENTNRGEVQGPISNAIKGADVFIGLSGPDLITVDDVRSMASDPIVFAMANPDPEIRPELIHDIAAVIATGRSDFPNQINNVLAFPGIFRGAFDAGARKITENMKVAAANAIAEVVGDDLTAEYIIPSVFDDRVAPAVAEASRRAAIADGVCRS is encoded by the coding sequence ATGGATCATTCGACGACCGCCGCCTATTCGGTCCGAGTTCAAGTTCGCATGTCGAACGAACCCGGCATGCTCGGACGCCTGACGCTCGCTATCGGCGAGGCCGGCGCCAACATCTTGGGGATGGGCGGATTCGAGGTGAAGAGCGAGACCGTCGTCGACGACATCATCATCAACTGTTCGAGCGTCGCGCATCAGGAGGCGGTCCGCAGCGTCATCGAGGGCCTTGAGGGCATCGAAGTGCTCGACTGGCAAGATCGAACCTTCGCCATGCACGAGGGGGGCAAGATCACCTCGATCGCGAAGTCGCCCCTGGTCGACGCGGACGACCTGTCGATGGCCTACACCCCCGGGGTCGCGCGGGTCTGCATGGAGATCGCGAAGAACGAGGCTCGCAGCCACGATCTGACCATCCGCAAGAACACCGTCGCCATCGTCTCGGATGGCACAGCGGTGCTCGGCCTCGGAGATATCGGCCCCTACGGCGCCATGCCGGTGATGGAGGGCAAGGCATTGTTGTTCAAGCACTTCGCCGATGTCGATGCCTTTCCGATCTGCATCAAGGCCAGCACCGCGGATGAGATCGTGGACCTTGTCATGCGCCTCGAGCCGACCTTCGGGGGCATCAACCTCGAGGACATCAAGGCCCCCGAAGCCTTCGAGGTTGAAGAGCGTCTCGTCGAGGCGCTCGACATCCCGGTCTTTCACGACGACCAGCACGGCACCGCGATCGTGACGTTGGCGGCGCTGCAAAATGCCCTCAAGATCGTCGACAAGCGTATCGATGAGGTGAACGTCGTCGTCGCCGGTGTGGGTGCGGCAGGCGTCGCGGTCACGAAGATTCTGATGAATGCCGGCGTTCGCCACGTCATCGGTGTCGACCGCTCCGGGTGCGTCTTCTCGGGACGCGAGGGGCTCAACTCGTCAAAGCAATGGTTTGCAGAAAACACCAACCGTGGCGAGGTGCAGGGCCCGATCTCGAATGCCATCAAGGGCGCCGACGTGTTCATCGGGCTGTCCGGACCCGATCTCATCACGGTCGACGACGTGCGGTCGATGGCCTCGGATCCGATCGTGTTCGCTATGGCGAACCCCGACCCTGAGATCCGACCCGAACTGATCCACGACATCGCGGCGGTCATCGCGACCGGGCGTTCCGACTTCCCGAACCAGATCAACAACGTGTTGGCCTTTCCTGGAATCTTCCGCGGGGCCTTCGACGCCGGTGCCCGCAAGATCACCGAGAACATGAAGGTCGCTGCAGCCAATGCCATCGCCGAGGTCGTGGGCGACGATCTCACCGCCGAGTACATCATCCCCTCGGTGTTCGATGATCGGGTTGCACCAGCGGTTGCCGAGGCCTCGCGTCGAGCCGCGATCGCCGATGGTGTGTGTCGGTCGTAG